One Triticum dicoccoides isolate Atlit2015 ecotype Zavitan chromosome 5B, WEW_v2.0, whole genome shotgun sequence genomic window carries:
- the LOC119306141 gene encoding butyrate--CoA ligase AAE11, peroxisomal-like, whose product MDSLPKRDANYVPLSPVTFLPRAAAVYANRTSLVCGGTAFTWRQTHDRCLRLAAALQALAVSRNDVVSVLAPNTPALYEMHFAVPMTGAVINAINTRLDAAGVAAILRHAAPKLLFVDYQYIRVATDALKSIAIDAALPLLVVIDDIDAPTGARVGELEYEDLLARGDPTRHPPRVVEDEWDAVALNYTSGTTSAPKGIVYSHRGAYLSTVGLLLQWGVAHEPVYLWSLPMFHCNGWTFTWGVAARGGVNVCVRTPTADAIYSAIADHGVTHMCAAPVLFNILLESRREPLTRRVEVLTGGAAPPAPLLERVEQLGFHVTHAYGMTEATGPAMVCEWREQWDALPPPKRALLKARQGVSALSLADADVKDLNTMRSVPRDGATLGEIVLRGSSVMKGYYKNPEATASAFRSGWFLTGDVGVVHPDGYVEIKDRSKDVIISGGENISSVEVEAALYGHPAVLEAAVVAMPHPHWGETPCAFVALKKQSDSGAAEVSEEELVSFCRSKMAHFMVPRKVVFVDDLPKNATGKVQKLALRERARGLEPRDSDKKRAEPAQPATSRL is encoded by the coding sequence ATGGACAGCTTGCCGAAACGGGACGCCAACTACGTCCCCCTGAGCCCCGTCACCTTcctgcctcgcgccgccgccgtctACGCCAATCGCACCTCCCTCGTCTGCGGCGGCACCGCCTTCACCTGGCGCCAGACGCACGACCGATGCCTCCGCCTCGCCGCGGCGCTCCAGGCCCTCGCCGTATCCAGGAACGACGTCGTGTCCGTCCTCGCGCCCAACACGCCGGCGCTATACGAGATGCACTTCGCGGTCCCCATGACCGGCGCGGTCATCAACGCCATCAACACCCGCCTGGACGCCGCCGGCGTCGCCGCCATCCTCAGGCACGCCGCCCCAAAGCTCCTCTTCGTGGACTACCAGTACATCCGCGTCGCCACTGACGCCCTCAAAAGCATCGCCATCGACGCGGCCTTGCCGTTGCTGGTGGTCATCGACGACATCGACGCGCCGACAGGAGCGCGCGTGGGTGAGCTCGAGTACGAGGATTTGCTGGCGCGAGGAGACCCGACGAGGCACCCGCCGCGCGTTGTCGAGGACGAGTGGGACGCCGTCGCGCTCAACTACACCTCCGGCACGACGTCGGCGCCCAAGGGCATCGTGTACAGCCACCGCGGCGCGTACCTGAGCACGGTGGGGCTTCTACTCCAGTGGGGCGTGGCGCACGAGCCAGTGTACCTCTGGTCGCTCCCCATGTTCCACTGCAACGGCTGGACCTTCACGTGGGGCGTGGCAGCGCGCGGCGGCGTCAATGTCTGCGTCCGCACGCCCACCGCCGACGCCATATACTCCGCGATCGCCGACCACGGCGTCACCCACATGTGCGCGGCGCCTGTGCTGTTCAACATCCTTCTAGAATCTCGCCGCGAGCCGTTGACACGCCGCGTCGAGGTGCTCACTGGTGGCGCGGCGCCGCCGGCGCCACTGCTTGAGCGCGTGGAACAGCTCGGCTTCCACGTCACGCATGCCTACGGCATGACGGAGGCGACTGGACCAGCCATGGTGTGCGAGTGGCGTGAGCAATGGGACGCGCTACCGCCGCCCAAGCGCGCGCTGCTCAAGGCACGGCAGGGCGTGAGCGCGCTCTCCCTCGCCGATGCCGACGTGAAGGACCTCAATACCATGCGGAGCGTGCCGCGGGACGGCGCTACCCTCGGCGAGATCGTGCTCCGCGGGAGCAGCGTCATGAAGGGATACTATAAGAACCCAGAGGCCACGGCGTCGGCTTTCCGCAGCGGGTGGTTCCTGACCGGCGACGTGGGCGTGGTGCACCCGGACGGGTACGTGGAGATCAAGGACCGGTCCAAGGACGTGATCATATCCGGCGGCGAGAACATCAGCAGCGTGGAGGTTGAGGCGGCGCTGTACGGTCACCCGGCAGTGCTTGAGGCGGCGGTGGTCGCCATGCCGCACCCGCACTGGGGCGAGACGCCGTGCGCGTTCGTCGCGCTGAAGAAACAGTCCGACTCCGGCGCTGCCGAGGTGAGCGAGGAGGAGCTTGTGTCCTTCTGCCGGAGCAAGATGGCGCACTTCATGGTGCCGAGGAAGGTGGTGTTCGTCGACGATCTGCCCAAGAACGCCACGGGCAAGGTGCAGAAGCTCGCGCTACGCGAGAGAGCGCGCGGGCTCGAGCCCAGAGATTCTGACAAGAAGAGGGCTGAGCCGGCCCAACCCGCCACATCCAGGCTTTGA